The following DNA comes from Rosa rugosa chromosome 5, drRosRugo1.1, whole genome shotgun sequence.
GCCTCATTGGTTTCATAGTAACCATAACCTTATCCGCAAAATATCCTAGGCTTCCACATGAACAGCATTACCCGAAATCCAGAATGGTAATGGACTTCAAGTTTAAAAGCAAGCAATCATTAAAAATCATAAAAAAGGAGGAATAAATCTCAGAGAGTCACAGGTAGGTTGGAGAACAGCCCAAATTTTCATGTATTCAACACATCTTTGAAAAGATGATCATCCTTTAATTTCTAAAATGCAAATACAGAAACACCCTATTGCAAAAAGAACTTTCTTCACTCAGTTGGATCAAATAACAAGTTAATATCTGCAGGTCAAAGATGATTATCTAAAAAGTTTCTCCCCAGGCAAGACAGATATTATAGAGAATATAGCATGTACAAATGTGGAGCTTCTACTATATGAAGTAAGTGTAAAGGCAACAAATAAGTTAAAGAATCGGGAGTTGTGACAGTTGATACCCAGTCACTTCTCTTAGGAAAAAAGAACAGGAGATAGAGAGAGACAAAGACAGAAACAGAGAGAATGCCTGGCAGCATCAACTCTTAACACATTATAAAAATATCTTCAGATGCCTTCCAGAATCTGGTCACAAACTTTATGCTACAAAGTACAAACCAAAAATTTACCTATACAGAATAGAAGGAATATGGTCTAGATGCACAACAGGAAGTTGTTTTCCTAAATTCCTAAACAGTACATATCAACAAGTTTATCCAAAGATCATTCATGTCTGTGGGAGTCCATAGATCAAAGAATTAAGTCAGCACCACATGTACTCAACGGAATCATGAAGTATCACGAACGACTTGACGTCATGATGGACAATAAAGTTTAATTATAACTCATAGGAACAAAATTGAAGTTTGGGTTGAGCTCCTTAAAACTGCCTATCTTAGACTAAATTTTTGCTTTGTTCCAACCTAAACACAACAATTGAAGCTTGATATGGGAGGCCGACAGAACACCAAgaaaatgaaatatatatacTAGATATGTAAGCAGACACCTAACCCAAAAAAATCATCTGATCAGTCACAATGTAGACTACACAAGGTCAATTTCTGAATATTGAACAAAACATACAAACAATTATGAAGACAATGTTACCTGAAGAACGGTGACTGTTACGGCCACCATTGGGTACTAAGATCTCTAAACGACCCGTCAAAGGCTTCACTACTTTCTGGAGAAGCTCATGTTGTTCCTTCAAGCTCTCATGCTATATGTCAAACACCTCCCTCACATTCTTTGCCTGTGTCAATAAAAGTATTAAATACCTTTTCCTTTCTACCTTATTACTTTCAGTTAAACAAACTATTACAAGTTGTCAAGCAAACACTTCCAAGATCATAAAACTGTTCACAGAGCTTATAGCTAATTTCTAGCATTACAGGAAGCAAAGACTTGCACCTGCCCAGCATTTAACATTCAAGTCCCAAACCAATCCCTAAGCAACCATACCTTTAAGTTATGATCCTCTTCAATGCTCTCTTCCAACCCAGCAAGTCCACCAAATGCAATCAATAGATACCTAACAAATTTCATTCAGTCAAATAACAAGTATAAGTGGATAAGCAGGTACAAATCTCTATTTATATAACTATACATTAGCTTCATGTCTCAATTAATTTTTCCTAAAGAAAAGCAATGGAACCTGATATATCGATACTAATTATAGGTCCATGGTCCTCTTAAATACACTCAGAGCAATCAATTGTTAAACCAAAATATTCAACAGGAATTATGCCTACTAACCCCTTTAACCTTGATGCatctttaaatatatatatatatatatatatatgtgtgtgtgtgtgtgtgtgtgtgtgtgtgtattttcttaaagtaatataaaaaaattaaaaaataaaaggaatggcTGCCTCACGCCAAATCTTTGAAAAAGCTACTAGGGCacctacttgattggaaaataacaaaaaccagCAATTTTTAAAGGAGCAATTCAAGCACTTGTTAGAAAAGTAAAAAAGGAAATGGAGAAGGTGGGGTGAGGTGCGCTATCTATCTCATGTTACAGGAGGGAAGGATTTTCTTCAATTGCGAAAGCCTGATGGAGAAAGAGATGAGATGTTCCTCATAGAGCTATCACCAGCTAGTCCTTAAGTTGCAAAGAGATGCAgcaaaaatgaaattgaaggaAGAATATGGCATGGTTCATTTTCATAACTTCTCCAACTTCAGAAATTTCAATTGGCATGATGCATTTAGTGGGATATTAAAGGTGAGTCTCCCTATAAATAAGCAATTGGCCCTGAAAGAAATCAGAGGTCGACAGATTGAAAGATGTTTAAAACCTGTCCCACATACATCAAGAGTCTCCCTATAAATAAGCAATCTAGTTTATGGACACAGTATGCATCTAGCAAAGAGAACAACCACCATTTGTGGCTAAAGACCAGCTACCCAGGAAAAGCAATACCCGCCTCATCTAAAAGTACAATCTTATCAATTAATGGTTAGTACCTGAAAGTGGGTATAGTGAGATCGGAGGAATTGATAATCTGACCATGCTCTGAGGTCCCAATCAAATGATATAGCCACCCTGTCATTAAGATAATAGAAGTTGGTAAGGAAGGTCATATCCGAACGATTAGAGAGACAACATGAATATATAAGGCAAAGAGAGGCATAGAGTCAATGTATGGATACCTCGTATGGACATTCAATCATTACTGAAGTGATATTGGAAGCATAGTGCACTTTGTACCCCCAATACATCCCTGCTTCTTCCCTTGGCTTGGATGATGATACAACCTGCCGTGATATATCTAGATAAATGCCATAGGAAAAAGAAACCATTACGTATCTAAGATTCATACTAAAAGATGAAAAGAAACCTTAACTAACTGTTAAGAAAGGAATCACTATAGTTAAAAGAATTCAGAACAAAACATTCATTACCAGCATCCAAATTCCAACTGTCTCCCATAGCCACTGTAACTCTTGCTCCAGGATCAAGTACTTGAACAACGACGACATTCTGCATATTGTCAACAAAATCAATTAATCGCTAACTCCCGGGATTTAAGAAAAGTATCAGGCAATAACTCGTGAAAGACTAGCAAAACCAGACAATGAGAATACCTTACTCAAGCCCACATCAACTAACGTCCCAACACCGTCTGGAGATCTTTCCTTTAGTGTGACACCTATGCATTAATGGCAAATATCAAAACTTGTCCAATGTTCTAAACAGCAAACACAAACAAGCCACCAAAACTAAACATTAGCAGTACAAACTCCAAACCATCTCATTTCTCAGTTGGTTCTAGTTCAATATCTTCAACATAAGCAAGTTAAACAATTGCTTATCTTGCGATAAACTAATAAAGCCAATAACCATAGCACAACCGTACGAGAAACAAAACTAGTCACTTGAGTAGCACAAAATGGGTACTAAGCATTGGTAAACATACTACTGAACTGAACTGGTTTTGGTTTACCTATGAAATACTTGGTCATGACATCAGGAGTAACAACCTCGCGCTCATCAATATCACCAGGTCGAGAAGCCTTGAATTGGAGGTGGGTTTGGATAAGTGAAGAGCGAGCCCCAATTCGAACCCTAATCTCTCGCTGGAGAGCAAGAACAACCGGTGAATTAGGGTTTCAAGGATAAAGAGTGAATTGGAGTAGAGGATTTGGGTAATCGAATTTGCACTACACAATGATATAACTTTTATTCATCAATTTCACCGATCCCAAACCTCTACTCAAATCCATAGAAAATCAAGCACGAAATCGAATCATAAATagaagacagagagagagagaccagagCGACGGAGGAGCCGAGGGGGTTCGGCTGTGCAGAGAGCGTAGAAGATGCGGTCTTGCCACTGAGTCGACTCGTTGATGTCGTCCCACCAGCGCAGCACGAATGCCGCGACCTCCATCGGCGCTGAGGTCTGACAAAGAGAGAGGACCTAGAGGGTTCAAGAATTGAGAGAGgactgagagagagaaggtCGAGAGGGTCGAgagcttttgttttcttttatctatAATTAGGTCGATATGTGGCTAGGTCTAGGGATTTTCGGGCTTGGTGGGAGTAATTGGGGGGAAGTAAAGGAATAAGAGTGGTTGTCAGGCTTCAATGAAGTTGTTTGGTGGGAAACTTCAATTTGTCTCAAGTTTCTCCCACAATAGATGAAAATGACCGTTGTGTGAGAGTGTGATGAAAAAGCAGGTTGGGAGGGAAAATTTGCCGCCTGTGCCTACATATGTTTCATCAAATTGAAATTTTGCCGCGCTATGCAACTTGCTGAGTTGCTTCCAtgctcagacaacagaactatGACAATCTGTTGTACAAATTTGTGAATGTTACACTTGGTGTACCTAGAGGATTTCTAAAAGTTCGTACAACATTTCTTATACAACAGATAtcaaaaaaactgttgtgtggaTAGTTCAAATTGAGCTCCTTTTGGGAGGGAATTATGTGCTCATTTCCCTCCATTTAGGCCTCacattcacacaacggaaactTCTTAACTCAGTTGTGCAATatcttcctaaaaaaaaaaattccagtttgcttacattcacacaacataAACATATTTGTACCGTTGTATGATAGAGTTCATGTTAACACACAACAGCAAATTttagttctgttgtgtgatgagtgttgtgtgtttcgatttttgtagtagtgatggATCAAGCTCTGTAGTATTTGTCAATACATAACGATGAGCAATCTCCCACATAGTAGGAGTCAACTGTCTTAACTTCTTCGGACCAATAGGCTTCCCTTCTAATATAATTTCATCTTCACAATATTCATTACATTTATGTTGAACACCTATTTCAGCAGCTTCTTTGATGTACCCATCACAAAAGCGTGTTATCTCTTCAGCTAGATACTTCTCTGCTATACATCTTTATGGGTTTGAACAGTTTTTAACATAATCCTTTAAAACCTTCATATGCCTAAATCATAAGAAAAAATGAACTAAAATTTAGTAAAGATTAGAATAACTTTacagaaaagaataaaagaatctGACTCACCTTTCAAAAGGGAACATCCAGCAAAATTGCACCGGACCAACAATCAGAACTTGTTGTGCAAGGTGAATGGTTAGGTGGACCATAACATCAAAGAAAGAAGGAGGAAAAAACCTCTCCAGCATGCACAAAGTTTCTGGAAGCTCTTTATCTAGTAGTTCTACTTTCTTTATATCAATCACCCTTTGGCATAGCAAATTCAGAGAAGCACATAACCGAAAGATAGCAACCCTTGGTCCCTTTGGTAGCAATCCTCGTAGTGCTAATGACAACAATTGTTGTATTAGGACATGGCAATCATGAGACTTTAGGTTCAGAATCTTATTGTCCTCTAATGACACTCTACTTGCAATATTAGAGCTGTACCCATCCGGCATTCTTAGATTTAATAACCTTTTACAAAAGATAGGTCTCTCTGTTTTTAAAAGGACGTATGGTGGTGTAGTCCCTTTAGAACTACTAGCTCCATCCCTTTTTCAGTGCAACTTTTTTCCAATCCCCAACTCTTGTAAGTCTTTACGAGAGTTTAGGTTGTCCTTAGTTTTACCTTTCATGTCCAAAAGTGTACCACTAATGCTCTCACAAACATTCTTAATTTTCAATGTGCATCATGTCTAGATTGTGACGCAAAAGTAGATTCTGCAGCACAAACAAAGCATGCATTAAAACTAATCAATACTAGAACTGATCTGTAATATGGCAGGTCAAAGAAAATTAATATGTAATGGGAAAAATAACATACCTTCCACTAGGCCAAAAattcaatcagacaacacatatcagacaacaacaaacattttaactgtcgtctgattataacaaacgacagcaagaaatattctgtCGTCTTAAATTTCGAATCCAACGACAGTTGTTGCATTGATGTTATGCAATTGTAAATCAGACAATGGTTGTTTTTtcgatgttgtctgaatcaatcaattcagacaacagttattacattgaTGTTGTCTTAGGTTGATTAACACAATGGTTgagaaaagatgttgtctgattgtttttaatcacacaacagttattatttctctgttgtgcaattgttGTTTAAACAATGGTTgaaaaagatgttgtctgattgtatttgttcacacaacagtttttaagTTGTCTGTTATGCCACTTTCTTTCAAACAATGTACTtgaattgatgttgtctgagttttagaGTTCAATATGTTGGCGCCCTAGAATTGGCTTTAACACTTGactaaattttcaattttcacttccCTCCATTCGACCAAATTTTACATTTCACCTGGAGTAGTATATAAAGGAAAGGGAACCCTAGCCCTCTCTCGGGCCGcacactcctctctctctctctctctatcacaCCACCGGAGAACAAAACCCCGCCCTCAATCGAGATCACCGGACCACCACACACGACCCCCTAAAGCTACAGCGTCGCTGTTCCTTAACCTTCTTCGATCGCCGGCCATCTTTTCAacacaccgccaccaccaacgTGCTCAAACCGATCCGAGCTTCAAAACCCAGGATTTCGTTGACCACTGAGGCCGAATAACCACCGGACGACCTCGTCGCGGGAGCTCTTAGCTCTTCGCCGTGAggtaatttttctctctttactTTATCAGATTTCAATTTCAGtgcattttgtttgttttgtttataataACTTAACTAACCGAAGGTGGAGGTAGGTATAAACACAGATATTTGTTTCATTTTGAGAATGCATGCTCTTGGAGGTGGAGGCCATGGCGGGTTCTAGGGTTGGGACTCTCTACCAAAGAAAACCCACAACAAAGAAAGCGATTTGATAGTTCTGGGTTTTAGGTTCTTGGGTAGTTTTCCATTATGGATTTTGATTCGGAAATTGGTTGTTGTGAGCTTCCAGGTACATTTGATCCTGAACTCCGTTTAGTACTTGAACTTGCCACTGATTCTGAGTTATATGAGATTGAAAGAATCCTTTTTGGCCCTAGTTATATGCAGTCAGGCATTTTGTGTTGAAATACACCTCATTGTCAACTTGTTTGGAGTCAATGTTACTTGAATTTCTTGGGCTTGCCACTATTTTGAGTGTATGAGGGGTCTTGATTATAGAAAGTAGTTTCAATTCTATTTCATCATATTcaatatttattattattttaattaaacTAATTGCTAGTGTCACATAGTTGCCAATGGAGTTTTCATGTTGACTATTTG
Coding sequences within:
- the LOC133708978 gene encoding uncharacterized protein LOC133708978 gives rise to the protein MPDGYSSNIASRVSLEDNKILNLKSHDCHVLIQQLLSLALRGLLPKGPRVAIFRLCASLNLLCQRVIDIKKVELLDKELPETLCMLERFFPPSFFDVMVHLTIHLAQQVLIVGPVQFCWMFPFERCIAEKYLAEEITRFCDGYIKEAAEIGVQHKCNEYCEDEIILEGKPIGPKKLRQLTPTMWEIAHRYKTKALDPLDLLSLSPLSILEPSRSSLFVRPQRRWRSRHSCCAGGTTSTSRLSGKTASSTLSAQPNPLGSSVALREIRVRIGARSSLIQTHLQFKASRPGDIDEREVVTPDVMTKYFIGVTLKERSPDGVGTLVDVGLSKNVVVVQVLDPGARVTVAMGDSWNLDADISRQVVSSSKPREEAGMYWGYKVHYASNITSVMIECPYEGGYII